AGGATTTTGTGGCCAGAGTTCACAAAAAGATAATGCGAACCGGCCAGAACAAATGGACCACTGACCTTTCTCAAGAGCTCTTTAAATATGCACTGGAGTGTAAGAGTGACTCTTTCTCGACCCATCATactataatttattttactctCTGTGCAGGCCAGTGCCCATTTATTCTCACATATTGCtatctttgttttctctgtttaacACAGCTGTGAGTTCAGTGCTGTATGGGGAGCGTCTGGGCTTGATGCTGGACTACATCGACCCTGAAGCTCAACATTTCATCGACTGCATCACCCTCATGTTCAAGACTACCTCACCCATGCTGTATATACCTCCTGCTCTGCTGAGGAAAGTTGGAGCGAAGGTATGGCGGGACCATGTGGAGGCTTGGGATGGGATCTTCAACCAAGGTAAGACTACCCAGgattaacatttcaaacattgttTGACTGTCACAAATAGAGTCTtagttctgttttttaaaagtcacCTATTCTAGTTTTTGATTTTAATGTACATGTTGCAGTTTgtaatttcatttgttttcttttttatgtatcAGCGGACCGCTGCATCCACAACATCTACAGGCAGCTACGTCTGGAAGCTGGCACTCCAAAGAAATACCCAGGAGTCCTGGCTAGCTTGCTCATGCTGGACAAACTCTCGATTGAAGACATCAAGGCCAGCATCACTGAGCTAATGGCTGGAGGAGTAGATACGGTAAATACCAAATAAGAAAAATCCTGTATTTCCCGAATGTGATACATTTTTGGCTTTCTGCTtgattctgtttgtgttattcaGACTTCTATCACGCTGCTGTGGACATTGTATGAACTAGCGAGGCACCCCAACCTCCAGGAGGAGCTGAGGGCGGAGGTGGCTGCAGCACGGGCTGAAAGCCAGGGAGACATGTTGGAGATGCTGAAGCGGATTCCTTTGGTCAAAGGAGCTTTGAAGGAATCACTGAGGTGAATCTAACATTACagttacagacatacagtactGTTAATGATAGGCTGCTGTAGAAATGCTAGATGTACATTTTTTAGGGGATAGTTTGACTCTTTCAGTTATGTAGTAATTCTTACTAAGTAGATGGCAATTGTGTCTTCCATAAAGTTCCTAATATAGACCCTTACCTTGATCCCTCAGGTTACACCCGGTTGCAGTGAGTTTGCAAA
Above is a genomic segment from Eleginops maclovinus isolate JMC-PN-2008 ecotype Puerto Natales chromosome 2, JC_Emac_rtc_rv5, whole genome shotgun sequence containing:
- the LOC134883857 gene encoding cholesterol side-chain cleavage enzyme, mitochondrial isoform X2, giving the protein MMLQNFNTFGPIYREKVGYYESVNIINPEDAAILFKAEGHYPTRLKVEAWTSYRDYRNRKYGVLLKNGEDWRSNRVILNKEVISPKMLANFVPLLEEVGQDFVARVHKKIMRTGQNKWTTDLSQELFKYALESVSSVLYGERLGLMLDYIDPEAQHFIDCITLMFKTTSPMLYIPPALLRKVGAKVWRDHVEAWDGIFNQADRCIHNIYRQLRLEAGTPKKYPGVLASLLMLDKLSIEDIKASITELMAGGVDTTSITLLWTLYELARHPNLQEELRAEVAAARAESQGDMLEMLKRIPLVKGALKESLRLHPVAVSLQRYISEDIIIQNYHIPAGTLVQLGLYAMGRDAKVFPRPEQYQPSRWLRTEAHYFRSLGFGFGPRQCLGRRIAETEMQIFLIHMLENFRVEKERHVEVKSTFELILLPEKPIILTLKPLHINR